The Glutamicibacter mishrai DNA window GGATGCCCCCGGGATGACTCTTCGGAGCGAAGAAGGGGACGAATGGGTTATTGGCGACGGCTCGTTGACCGTCCGTGCCGACCGCGCGGGCCTGGTCGAGTGGCTGGCCCGGGAAAATGACCGCTACATCGAAGCCGACGGGCCGATTCCGCAGCTGCCCACCTGGTAGCCGCATCGGGCACGTGTGTCTGCACGTGAAAATGTGTCAGGTAACGGGGAGAATAGATACGCCCTGCTCATCGAGATGAAAAGGAAGCGCTCTTGATCCCCGTTATCGTGCTCACCGGCTACCTCGGCGCGGGCAAAACCAGCTTGCTCAACGGCCTATTGACCAGGCCCGGCACCCGTGTTGGCGTGATCATCAACGATATCGGCAAGATCAACGTCGATACCGGCCTGATCACCGGGCAGATTGATGCCGCCGAATCCATCGCCGGCGGCTGCGTCTGCTGCCTGCCCGACAGCGGCGGACTGGACGAGCTGCTGGAAAAACTGGCCCAGCCAAAGCTCCGCCTGGATGCGATCATCGTTGAGGCCAGCGGCGCCGCCGACCCGATCAATGTGGATCGACTCTTGCGCTACGGCAATGCTCCCGGGGTACGCCCCGGAGGCATCATCGATGTCATCGACGCGGTACAGCACGAACACACGGTGGACACCGCCGCTATGGCCCCTGCCCGATTCGGCGCAGCCAGCCTCGTGGTGGTCAACAAGCTGGATATGATCGCTGAAGATGCCCGCGAGGCGACCTTCGCCCGGATCAGCGATCGGGTCCGCCAGGCCAACCCGAAAGTGAGCATCGTTCCCGCCAGCCATGCAGCCATCGACCCGGATCTGGTCTTTGATATCGCACTGAACGAGGACCCGGCAGACGAACTTCCGCTGGCCGCCGTATCCCGCGCGGAACACGACCACACCCACGCACCTCACGCCCACGCGGTCACTGTTCCCTGCCCCGAACCGGCGGACCCGGGCGCCGTCTTGGACTTGCTGGAGAATCCCCCGGCGAATGCCTACCGGCTCAAGGGCCACGTAAAGATTCGCACTGGCACCGGGGTTCAGCGCTACCTGATCAATATGGTCGGCTGGCAGCCGCATCTCCAGCTGGCTACGCCTGGTTCTGATCCTGCAAAAGACGCTCTAGTGGCAGTTGGAGTGGAACTGGATGAGCAACAGGTCGGTGACGTGTTACGTGCTGCGTTGGAGCCTTCGAACGCTGAACCATCCTCGCAAGATCTCATCCGGCTTGAGCGTCGGTTGATCCTCAGTTCGCGAGTTGCCGACGAGGAATCTGTACGTAGCTGAAGCAATTTTTGCAAGTAATGGCTCTGCGGACGATTGCAAAATCCCCGTATTTGCAGGGATCCAGGTGGGTTGGTTGTAATTGTTGGCTTGCCACCTTGTAATTGTTGTTAGTTATTCCAAAGGCCAGCATCTTCCCGACGAAGGGAAGGTACTGGCCTTTGAGTGAGCTTGGCTGCGCCGCCTACAGCGCGATCTGGCGGTTCTGATCCTTGTAGAGCAGGTAGCGGAAGTTATCCGGGCCGCCGGCGTAGCAAGCCTGCGGGCAGAAGGCGCGCAGTGACATGTAGTCTCCGGCTTCCACCTCGACCCAGTCGCCGTTCAGGCGGTAGACGCCCTTGCCCTCCAGCACATACAAACCGTGCTCCATCACGTGGGTTTCGGCGAACGGGATGGAGGCGCCTGGCTCAAAGGTCACAATGTTCACGCCGAAGTCGAAGGCCACATCGTTCGGGTCGAGCATGCGGGTGGTGCGCCATTTGCCATCGGTGCCTGGCATGGCGCCAGGCTCGACGTCGCGCTCGTTGCCAACCACTGGGCCCGGAGCGTCCACGCCGGCCAGTGGCTCATAGCGCTTGCGCAGCCAGTGGAAGCTGGTCAGTTCGGTGCCATCGTTGCGTGCCGACCAGTTGCTGCCTGCCGGCAGGTAGGCGTAGCCGCCGTCTTCAAGCACATGTTCGGTGCCTTCGATGACCAGGGTCAGCTGGCCGGTGAGCACGAAGATGAAGCCCTGGACTTCGGCCTGCGGCTCTGGCTTGGTGGCTCCGCCGCCAGGGGCGACTTCCACGATGGACTGGGCGAAGGTGGTCGCGCCGCCTGCTACCGGGCGGTTCAAGACCCAAGCGCGGGTATTGGTCCATTCAGGAAAGACGCTGGTGACGATGTCGCGCAGCACGCCCTTGGGGATCACCGTGTAGGCCTCGGTGACGATGGCGCGGTCGGTGAGCAGATCGCTCTGCGACGGGTGTCCGCCGAAGTTAGCGTAGTAGGACGAGGAGTTCGCGATTGCGGGAACAGTCATGACAGGATCCTTAGGCGTGGGAGCGATTCAGCGCGATTGCTTCGAGTTCGGACAGGGTGATCTGGGCTAGTTCAGCGACTTCCTCAGCGCTTACCGCACCGCAGGTGACCCCGCGGTGGATGTAGCGGGCAAGGGCTCGGGCGGTGGCGGGCTCATCCATAATCGTCGAGCTGATCTGGTGGACGTAGTTGCGCAGGCGGGTGCCAGCCGCCTGCAGGCCTTCACGGAAGAATGCGAAGGTCGCTAGGTATCGGGTGGGCAGCTGGTTTTCGTGCAGGTCCCAGCCTTGGTAGATGCCGCGGGCCAGGTGTCGGGAAACCAGGCGTGCATGCAGCGCCCAGGCTTCGGCCATGTTCTCCGGGTCGCCGGCGGGGATGATGTTGGTCGAGCCGTCGGAGAGCTCGACGCCGGTGCCGGCCACGGCCACCTGCATGACGTCCTTGGCGTAGTCGGCCACTGGATGTTCCATGGACTGGTAGCCGGCGGCCACACCCATGGACGCCGAGTAGTCGTAGGTGCCGTAATGCAGGGAGGAAACGCGGCCTTCGCCTGCGTGGATCAGCTGCGCCACCGGATGCGTGCCATCGGCGGCGATGATCACCTGAGGGGTTTCAACCTGGACTTCAAAATGCAGCCGGCCGGCTTCCAGTCCGTGGGCCTGCTCCAGCTTCTGCACCAGAAGCACCATGGCTTTGACCTGATCCACGGTGGTGACCTTGGGCAGGGTCAGGCGCAGGCCCTCGGGCGGCTCCCCGTGGGAGAGCAACCGTGCGATGAATAGGCCCAGGGTGCGGATGCCGCGGGCCCGGGTCGGGGTCTCGAAGCATTTGAAGCGGATGCCGATAAAGGACGGTGCCTTGCCGGCGGCCACGGCCGCGGCGAGCGAGTCGGCCGCTGCCAGTACGGCAGCGTCCTCCTCGGCGTCGCTGCGATTGCCGTAGCCGTCTTCAAAGTCGATGCGCAGATCTTCGATGGGTTCACTGGCCAGCTTCTGGGCTACCAACTCGGCCAAGCGCTGCGGTTCGGCCAGGTCCAGCTTGGTGGCCAGCATGGACAGGCCTACCAGGCCTCCGGCGGCCACCACGGCATTATGGCCCCACGCCGCGGGCAGATCCGGGGTGTACTTGTCCCCCGGAACATATACGGTGTGGATGGGCTGGCGGGCTCCGGTGTCCCCTGGGTAGGACTGTTCCAGCAGCTGGTCTGTGTCGGCCAGCAGCGTTTCTACGCTGGCCAGCGTGGACTCATCGAAGGGGTTGTTCATGGCTTGCTCACGTATTCCTTTTCCAACAGTTCATATGCGCCGGTGGTGAGGAAGTCTGCGAAGTCCTCATCCTTGCCGCTGGTCAGGGTGGCGATCAGCTGTGCGGCCGGCTCGTAGTAGGCCTTGAAGTGTTCTTCATTATTGACCTCACCGCGCAGGCGTTCTACCTCTTCGCCCAAAATGGTTGAGACCAATTCTGCGGTGATGGTATTGCCGGTGTCGGCAGCCACCACTTCGTTGCGGATCTGCTGCCAGATCTGCGAACGGGAGATTTCGGCGGTGGCGGCGTCTTCCATCAGGTTGTGGATGGCGACCGCGCCGTTGCCCGAGAGCCAGACGGCCACGTAGTTCACTGCCACGTAGAGGTTGGCGCGCACGCCGGCCTCGGTGACATCGCCCGGGGCGCTGGCCACGTCGAGCAGCTGGGCTGCGGTGACCTCGACCTCTGGGCGCTGGCGGTCGATCTGGTTGGGCTTCTCGCCCAGCTTGGCGTCGAAGATCTCCTTGCAGATGTTCACCAGGTCCGGGTGGGCTACCCAGGAGCCGTCGAATCCGTCGTTGGCTTCACGGGACTTGTCATCGCGGACCTTCTCGAAGGCGGCTGCGGTGACTTCCGGTTCGCGGCGGTTCGGGATGAACGCGGCCATGCCGCCCATGGCGAAGGCACCACGCTTGTGGCAGGTCTTCACCAGCAGTTCGGTGTAGGCGCGCATCATCGGCGCGGTCATCGACACGGCCGAGCGGTCCGGCATGATGAACGCATCGCCGGCTTCGCGGAAGGTCTTGATGATGGAGAACAGGTAGTCCCAGCGGCCGGCGTTCAGGCCCGAGGCGTGCTCGCGCAGTTCGTAGAGGAACTCTTCCATCTGGAAGGCGGCCGGGATGGTCTCGATGAGCATCGTGGCACGCACTGTGCCGTGGTCGATGCCCAGTTCGGCCTGGGCGAAGGTGAAGATCTCGTTCCACAGGCGGGCTTCGAGGTAGTGCTCCATCTTCGGCAGGTAGTAGAACGGTCCCTGGCCGGATTCGGCGAGCACCTTGGCGTTGTGGAAGAAGTGCAGGCCGAAGTCCACCAGTGCGCCAACTGCAGGCTCGCCGTTGATCAGCACGTTGTTCTCTGGCAGGTGCCAGCCGCGGGGGCGCACCACGACAACCGCGCGAGGAGCGTCGGTGCGCAGCGCGTAGGACTTGCCGCTCTTGGCATCGGTGAAGGCCAGGGTGCCGCGGGCGGCGGCCGACAGGTTGGAGATCGCGTCGATGACATTGAACCAGCTTGGGGTGGAAGCATCTTCCAGGTCGGCCAGCCAGACCTTGGCGCCGGAATTCAGCGCGTTGATGGCCATCTTGGCTGGGGAGGCCGGGCCGGTGATTTCAACGCGGCGGTCGCGCAGGGCCTCAGGCGCTTCGGCAACCTTCCAGTCGCCGGTGCGTACCGATTCGGTGGCTGGGTCGAAGTCGATGGACTTGGCATCGGAGAATTCCTTGCGGCGCACCGAACGTGCGGCCAGCAGTTCTTCGCGGGTTCCAGCGAATTTCTCGTGCAGCTTCTGGATGAAAGCAAGGGCTTCGTCAGAGAGGATCTGCTGGGCATCTGCGACATCGGGGATGCTGGTAATTGAAATACTCATGAGTTGTTCCTTAACCTCTTGTGCTCTTCTGTACTGCTCTGTTCCGTTGCTGGATGCTTTGACGTGCACCCAGTTCTCTTGCTGCAACCTGCGCTGTCTTCGCGACGGTGGCTGCGAGTTCGTGATCTCGGCGATCCAAATGATTTCCGTATAGTGGATACTATTATCCTCAAAATGAAAACGCAAGGGGTATTTGTGGCCTCAACCACGGATTTTTGTCGGCGAAATATCGGATCGTGGAAGGAATGCCTGATTTTAGGCTATTGTTGGGACGAGGATTTCGCATCGTAGAACTTACGCGTAAGCTACTTCCAAAATGAGTGCCTTAACTAGAGGAGCAAAGATGACGCAGACTACCAGCAAGTCCACCACTGGCGGCGTGCAGTCCGTTGAACGCGCATTTGAGCTTCTGGAAGTCATCGCCCGCGCCGGCGGTGAAGCGGCGCTGAGCGAATTGGCCGCCGACACTCCCTTGCCGCTGCCGACCATCCAC harbors:
- a CDS encoding CobW family GTP-binding protein; protein product: MIPVIVLTGYLGAGKTSLLNGLLTRPGTRVGVIINDIGKINVDTGLITGQIDAAESIAGGCVCCLPDSGGLDELLEKLAQPKLRLDAIIVEASGAADPINVDRLLRYGNAPGVRPGGIIDVIDAVQHEHTVDTAAMAPARFGAASLVVVNKLDMIAEDAREATFARISDRVRQANPKVSIVPASHAAIDPDLVFDIALNEDPADELPLAAVSRAEHDHTHAPHAHAVTVPCPEPADPGAVLDLLENPPANAYRLKGHVKIRTGTGVQRYLINMVGWQPHLQLATPGSDPAKDALVAVGVELDEQQVGDVLRAALEPSNAEPSSQDLIRLERRLILSSRVADEESVRS
- a CDS encoding bifunctional allantoicase/(S)-ureidoglycine aminohydrolase, with the translated sequence MTVPAIANSSSYYANFGGHPSQSDLLTDRAIVTEAYTVIPKGVLRDIVTSVFPEWTNTRAWVLNRPVAGGATTFAQSIVEVAPGGGATKPEPQAEVQGFIFVLTGQLTLVIEGTEHVLEDGGYAYLPAGSNWSARNDGTELTSFHWLRKRYEPLAGVDAPGPVVGNERDVEPGAMPGTDGKWRTTRMLDPNDVAFDFGVNIVTFEPGASIPFAETHVMEHGLYVLEGKGVYRLNGDWVEVEAGDYMSLRAFCPQACYAGGPDNFRYLLYKDQNRQIAL
- a CDS encoding DUF6986 family protein, with the protein product MNNPFDESTLASVETLLADTDQLLEQSYPGDTGARQPIHTVYVPGDKYTPDLPAAWGHNAVVAAGGLVGLSMLATKLDLAEPQRLAELVAQKLASEPIEDLRIDFEDGYGNRSDAEEDAAVLAAADSLAAAVAAGKAPSFIGIRFKCFETPTRARGIRTLGLFIARLLSHGEPPEGLRLTLPKVTTVDQVKAMVLLVQKLEQAHGLEAGRLHFEVQVETPQVIIAADGTHPVAQLIHAGEGRVSSLHYGTYDYSASMGVAAGYQSMEHPVADYAKDVMQVAVAGTGVELSDGSTNIIPAGDPENMAEAWALHARLVSRHLARGIYQGWDLHENQLPTRYLATFAFFREGLQAAGTRLRNYVHQISSTIMDEPATARALARYIHRGVTCGAVSAEEVAELAQITLSELEAIALNRSHA
- the aceB gene encoding malate synthase A, with protein sequence MSISITSIPDVADAQQILSDEALAFIQKLHEKFAGTREELLAARSVRRKEFSDAKSIDFDPATESVRTGDWKVAEAPEALRDRRVEITGPASPAKMAINALNSGAKVWLADLEDASTPSWFNVIDAISNLSAAARGTLAFTDAKSGKSYALRTDAPRAVVVVRPRGWHLPENNVLINGEPAVGALVDFGLHFFHNAKVLAESGQGPFYYLPKMEHYLEARLWNEIFTFAQAELGIDHGTVRATMLIETIPAAFQMEEFLYELREHASGLNAGRWDYLFSIIKTFREAGDAFIMPDRSAVSMTAPMMRAYTELLVKTCHKRGAFAMGGMAAFIPNRREPEVTAAAFEKVRDDKSREANDGFDGSWVAHPDLVNICKEIFDAKLGEKPNQIDRQRPEVEVTAAQLLDVASAPGDVTEAGVRANLYVAVNYVAVWLSGNGAVAIHNLMEDAATAEISRSQIWQQIRNEVVAADTGNTITAELVSTILGEEVERLRGEVNNEEHFKAYYEPAAQLIATLTSGKDEDFADFLTTGAYELLEKEYVSKP